The Phocoena sinus isolate mPhoSin1 chromosome 8, mPhoSin1.pri, whole genome shotgun sequence nucleotide sequence TTTGTTGCTACAAATCCAAGACTACGAAGGCTGTTCACACCACTGGAGCAGGAAAAACTCACCTAACTTTGCCAGCCCAGGACTTCAGGGGGCTTACCTTTCATTCGTCTGCATGCGGAAAACGACGAGTGGCCTTTGGGAAATGGCACAGTAAGTCTCGGGGCCGGTAGGTGGAGTCAGGAGGCTGGGGCACTTCCCCACTGGGATGGGAGCTCTCAGGGCACAGTGATGGGGTATGAGGCTCTGCGCTTATAGGGAACTCAGCTGCTTTCTCCAGGACCTCAGGCACTTAAAGATCTCTGAGGcttggttttctcatccataGAAATGGAGCTAAAACTATCTACATCACAGGTTTGTCGTTTGAGTAGATCCGATACCTAAGTGTTCTGTGAATATTAATTTGCCTCCTGCTTAAAAAAACAGGGAGGGAAAGTCCTTCAAAAAGGAGACACATTCACACAACTGCCTTGTAGCAACTGGACCTGCAGCGATTTAATTGACGTAAAAAACACAGGATTGTCACCAGAGTTGGTTGTAATGTATGAGATCTTAGGTTCTTACCCCATGATGGAGGAACGAGGGTGGGATGGTGGAGAGTTGGTTTCTACGCACTGGAGATGCAAGGGCAACCCCACGGCTTTCAAGACAAGGAAAAATGAAGGCATTGTATTTAAACAATGGGGCAGACGTTGAACATCCCCTGCATGTCCCCCCCGAGGAGCCCACTGAtgggaggtggggctgcaggATGCCGTGCCAGAATGGCAGCAGCTCCCACTGGCACTTGGTCCCTCCCTGCCAAGGCCAggcccctcacctcccccagaACAAGTCTCCAAGCTCTGAGGAGGGGCggcagggggatggggtgggCGGTGGCACAGCTGGAAAAGACAGATGGAAATGACCCACGTGTAGACCCAAGGTGGTCCGGGAAGAGAAAGCCAAGGTGAGGACCAGAGCCATCCCAGACTTTTCCTATGGCTTGCTGGCTTCCTGATAGTTGGGTACTTGAGCCCTGAGAATCTAGCTGGGATGCTCTGGGCAAGGGGAAGGGGGGGCGCTCCTGAGGTCAGCCCCAGGGCCAGCAGAGGGAAGACAGGCAGCAAAACTTCCGGGCCCAGCCTCCAGCCACCTCCCGCAGGGCTCTGGGCCCAATACTGAGAGAGTCAAAAGGAGGGAGAACACTCAAGAAaggggacatttaaaaaaaaaaaaaaaaaagtctgatctCTACACGGCTGAGGTATTAGAGAGACGGGGCCTGGTCCCAGGGTACAGACACGCTGTGGGGGGCTTTGTTCTGGCGAATTAAGGGCCACACACGTGACCCTGGGAGTGCCAAGCAGGCCCTGCAGGTCCGAGAGGCCAACTCCGCTCCAAAGGAGTCCCCTGGCCTCAGAAGGAGGCAGCTCCTCCAGTGCCACCTTCTCACGAAGGTGCCCCTGTCTCCGCTGCCCCACGTCAGTGCTGCCGGTCCGCAGGAGTCACACAGGGCAGCCCGAGAAGCGTTACACGGTCTGGGGCGGCGGCTTACTGTTTCTGGTCATAccatccttccccccaccccacccccgccaatgCCACCAGTTCCCCGTGGTTCCTCTAGGTTCTGAGTGAGGCAAGCAGCAAAGAGGGGACGGGAGAACGCTTTATCATCAGAGGGAGTGAAGTGCAGGCAGCAACTCGGACACTTGGTCTGGACGCAGGAGAGGCCAGGCTGCCTGCCGGCTCAGGGCCTCAGTAGCGATACACCTTCAGTCTGTTGTTCTCATCCAGGCCCAGCTGCAGGAGGCCGGAACCAGCCGTTGGCTTGGGCACCGAAGAGAAGAGATGTCTGGCCACAAGGTGAAGGAAAACTCTGCAGTCAGCTGAGCACGCCTGGGGAAGGGTCACAGGCCCAACGGGGTCCTCCTTGCACCCCGAGGGCCCACACACCTTGGCAGTTACAGCAAGAAGGGATCGGGGTTGGGAGAGCAGCTAAAAAGATACGACTTGGGGTCATTCTTGTAATGTTCCAGCCACTTGCGGTGAGCCTCGATCATGTCCTGGAAGTTGGTGCTGCCCGCCTCGGGGACTTGGGAGGGGGGACGCTGCAGGAGGCGGAGCTGCTCACTgcggggagggcagaggaggcaggAGTGCCAGAGGGGGCGTCTTGGAGCAAGGCAAGAATGCCCCTCGGGGATGAGGAGCATCAGTTCCCGAAAGGGTGAACGCTCCTGACGGCGAGGCTCCCACATCTGCCTGTTCCCGGCCAATCTCATCTGCAAAAGCTTCCCTCTCTATCGACTCAAATACCTTCCAGCATCAGCTCCCAAGTGGGCCAAAGGGTGAGAGGGGTTGTACTTATGGTTGGGGGCCTGCAGGGATACATCAGGGGCTACATTCGATAAGGAATAAGATGAACGGGAAACTAATAACAGGTTTCAATAATTGCCCATCTGTCTCCCCCTACAGGGCGCCCCCTCTCACTCCAGATGTTGCTCAGCGGGCCTGGGGGAAGAAGGGAGCCGTGTGATGCAGACAGAGAGCTCAGGGCAAGAGACGAAGGCCACACTCCAGGGCTGGAAGGGGCAGGGCCCCACCAGGGGCCCATTTCTCCCCAAGGTGCCACAGGGCAGCTTCCTCACGGGGCTGGATCAGGTAAGGCCCACTGGGCGCCGCTGGGACCTCATCGGTTGGGACTTTTCGCTGGCTGCAGAGGTGCACCACAGACCCAGGCAGCTTCGTGGCCTGGGGACCTGCCTAACTGCTCTGGGTGATGTGACAAGGAGTTCTGGTCCCCTCCCAGGTCCCACCTGCCCAGGGAGCTGCAGCGAGCAGCTGAATGGTGTGGCTCCACCCTGAGCCCACAGGGAGGCTTACCTGGCAGACACATACCCCAGCCTGTTTTCCAGGGGGGCAGGGCCACTGCTGAGGAACGGGATGCCAGCTGGAAAAGTGGGAGGAAAGCGTTCAGAAATGGGCAGCGGTTCATCTGAGCCAGCCCCCTCCTGCCTTCCCCGAGAAACTGCAAAGGCACTGCCCCCAAACAAAAACAGGAGAAGCTTCTGTGGTTGGAGGTGAGAGACAGAGGATGGCCAGGAATggtcctatttattttatttctaaaactgaaattattttcaatttgggCCGGGATATGAACTTTTTCCTTCCAATAACTGTTTTTATGGCTTTTCACATTCCTTAGCAGGGTTATGAGACCAGGGGAGGCCACATACAGCCAAGGGGTCATGAACCCTGGAGTCACACAGACATGGGGTCAAAACCCAGTCTGTTGCTCACTACCCTGGGTACCCTGGAGCATATTTTCAATACTtaacctctgagtctcagtttccctatctgtaaaatgggaataaatattATAACCTCAGAGGATTAATATAAGGACTAAATGAAAAACCATATATAAAATGCCTGGCcataatatatataacacacaaGATGGCAGCGATCATGACACTGACAACAGTGACCTCCTAGGTTCGGCTGAGCTCTAGCATCCATCGTAAAGGCCCCATCCGGTGAACCGTCAAGACACATAGGGCCTCCAGCCACAGGGCGAGCAGCAAGGTCCTCTCAGGCACCCACCACGAAGTCAATGGGCCATGCCAAAGTTGGGGGCGAGGGGTaggcagaggaggaaggcagggaggctgAACCCAGAACCACACATGGCCTAGAGGGAGGCTTACTTGGAAAATACTTGCGCCACTTCTCCACCAGGAAGTCGTCCACAGTCTGAGCCACGGAGGAGGAGAGCCGGGGGCCCAGCTCTGGGTCCCAGGCCCACTGGGTGGACGTGGGTGGAGCCGGGGATGAGGCTGAGACCCGGACCAGGGAGGGGTAGGAGGGAGCGGGGGTGCTCCTGGAGGCCTGGGTGGGGAGCGGTGAGGGTGTGGAGGTGAAAAGCGGCGGAGGCTGGGTGTTAAGGCTGCCCAGCACGCTGAGGACACCGTTGAGCTGGCCGCTGATCCGCTGCAGGGAGCTGCTCAGGTAGTGGATCTTGTTGGGGAAAGTGGGACTCGGGGTCGGGCCGACTGaaagggaagaggcagagggtggggcaGGACTCGGGCTCGGGGCCCTGGAATGGCCCAGGCCAAGCTGGCACTGCGCATCCTACTGGCCCACATCCCCACCCTTTCCCCGTTCCTCCCAACAAAAGCCCCAGGGCTCCTGTGTTCCAGACGGGAAGCTGGCCGAGAGAAAGAGCACCCCCAGGGTGAGGGCCGCCACCCCTTTGTAGGCCACAGCTGCAGAGGGAGAAGAGCCTCCCCGGGGGGCCGGGGACGGCACCACGAGGGACCcctgtctcactgtgaggacccTGCACGATCAGAAGGCTTCCCCTGAGCCTCTGGGCCCAGTGTGCTGGGAAACCCAGAGGGCTCACTCCTGCCCAAGCATCTGCTCCAGACACTGGCCCCCGGAGGGGGCCACAGGTGCAGCCCCTCCGTTCCCCATGGATACCCCACTCACTGTGAGGCAGGGGGCAGGATTCGGAACTGTCACTGCTCCCGTCTTCCAGGTCGCTGAGGTCAAAGGTCACCACCTTCTTGGTGGGGGGTCCTCTCAGAGTGTCTTCATCTGAGGCCTGGTGGGTGAAGCGGCGGTAAGGACTTGCCCTGTGCTTTCTGCCCACTGCCCTCGTGACACCTGAGGACTTGGTGGGTAGGCTCTCTGGGCCCAAAGTTCTAGGAGAGGCACGTCATATAGGCTGCCTTACAGGCGAGGCTAAGAGAACTCAGCCACCGAAGATAGGGCAGTAGGGCCACCAGGACCAGGCAGACCCCAACCCTTCCCCCCCAGTAAACACTCCCCATGGTGTCTCTCCACCTAAGCTTCCCTCCTGTTGTACCTACACCTCTGGCATCTGGGGGAAAGGCTACAAGGCCCCAGGGAAGGTAGGGAAACCTTCTAGGAGCCTCTATTCCTGACACCCGGGGCAAACTTCTCCTCGGGCACCAGGGCAGGGGCCAGTCCCCTCCCAAGAACCTTCAGCAAGAGGCTCCGGGTCTGCTCAGGACCACTCAGCACAGAGATCCAAAGCCCCAGATTTGTTGAACACAAATTCAAAGCTGAAGCCACTGCTGTTTTCACCAGCCCAGAAGCCCTAAGCCTACTGCCAATCCTGGGCCCTAGCAGCCCAGCTGTCCCGACACAGGACCAAAGAACCCAACCGAATCCCAGGAATAGAGGAGGGAGGCCACGGCAGAAACTGGGCTGCACCTCGTCCCAGAGAGAAGACTCCAGCTGATGCAgcttctcctcctttttcttcagcGGGTCATGGCCTTTCCGCATGGCTGACTTCATCTCATCCAGGTGCCTGGTCTCCTGCAGCCACgaagaaaggggaggaaaaagacGGTGACTAACCACCCAGGCAGACGCCGGAGGCCCAGCTCTGCCGTTTGTAGGCTGGCTGATCTGGGTGATCTTGAACGAATTACTGAACTCTCAGTCTGGATATtcatctaaaaaacagaaatactacttctcatagggttgtgaggattagaagAGATAGAGTATGCTACGGGCCCTCCACTATGCCCACTCCTAATAAATTCTCAAATGGTTACTGTTAACCAAATGCTTATTATTATCACTGCTCCAACCACCAATACTATCAGCGGCAACAGCAGGAGGGATTCAGCAGAGCAATGACACGGCCTGGGGGTAGCATGCAGATGTCCCTGGGAAGGCTGCCCCTCTATCGGGACCAGCCTCTTGCCCTCTGCCGCCCCCCAGCCAGGCTTAGGGGCCACAGCTCACTCACCAGCTCTGAGCACCCTCAGAATTCTACGGGACCAGGTATGATCGTCTGCCAAGACCCCCGAATGGCAGAGAGAGCTGTGATCCCACTGATAATAACCACAGCGTCTCTGACGTTTCATTGCAAATTAGGgtctcagagaaggaaaacagagaagtaacTCAAGCTTATGCCAAGTGTGCTCAAAAGATTTTCACTTCTGAGTGAAGTCTTGAGTGTGATGGAATGGCCAAGCACTGTGGAATGTCTCTCCTCTTCCCCTAGAAAATGGGAATACCACTACGACCTTGCACATCATCTATGGATACTGTGAGGCCCAAATGACTTCCTATTAGAGAAAGCATTCCACACACTGCACTGGCACGTAAATGTAAGGAAGCTTCCATCCTCTTGGAGATCTTATCCTGTATCTCCTGTCTGGTCTCCCTAGACTTGTCCGGTGACCCCAAGGCCCATGTGACCACTCTCGTGTAGTCCCCAGAATGCTCAACTGAGGGCGAGCACAAAGGGAGTGCCGCCGGCTGCCCCAGGCCTCCCCCAGGCTCCTGACCTCCTCCAGGTCCTTGCACATGTCCTCCAGGGCCTTGGTGCCTGGCGGGTCCTTGGCCGCCTCCTGAGCGCTGGCCAGCTCGTGGCGCCAGTGCTGCTGGGCAGCCTTCAGAGCTGTCTGCCGCCTCCGCATGGAGCGCGTCTGCCGGACCAGGAACTCCTTGGCGCTGCGGAGAGCTACCCCCTCGGCAGAGAGGTAGTGCCGGGCGCTGCGGGGGGGACAGGGCGGGGGGTTGGAGGGGGAAACACACTCTCTGAGAACCCCTGCTGTGGGTCACAACCACTTCCCGAGCAGATGCCCATCCTGAGCACAGACTGCGGTGCTGGGGCCGGGCAGAGTGCGGGGACATCGCCACTAAATACCCAGAGCGCGGGGCACGTGCTGCGCTGAGTCCTCCCACCCTGACTGTGAAAGGGAACGTGCCTGAGGCCTCCAGAGATGGCTAGACACTCCCATCAGCCTGACCCACAAGCAGAGGTCAGCAGATGCCAGAGATCACCATGGGCACCTTCTTGGCTTGTCAGAGACGATTCCTCAGGCACCCAGGGCCCCTTCCCTGAACCGAGCCCCACCGGAGACCACCGTCACGTTTCAGTCCACCCCGGCTCTGTGACGCAGGCACTCACTTACCCCTTCCTGGCATCCTCAACGCAAAATAAGACAGGTTATTGGAACTCACCTGTCCAAGGACAAGTCGGTCTCCTCCTTGCtctgggagagggaaaaggataCCTCTTTAGTCTGGTTCTAGGACACACAGTAGAAAAGGCCCATTGAAGGTAACATCAGATACACTACAGGCTCCAAGGACCCCAAAGTCCCTCCTAGTGGCCCCGACACAGAAATGGTTTTGCCAGCCGTTGGACTATTCTCTTACAGATATAATCTGACTGATGGAGAAGGGGACTAGGAATGATAAGAATAGGAGACTAAGGTTCTATGCAGAACAGAGCCAGGACCCCTCCAGGAGCCCAGAGTCTTCCTGGAGCCCCACACCCCggtgccccaccccctcccggtGCACTCTTGGAGGCCCACCCCCTCCTGGTGCCTGGAGCCTTGCCCTAGCCCAGCCACCCGGACCCTCCCAAGGCACAGAAAAGCTCACCGTCCCAAGGGATTTCCTCAGGTCCTCAATGTGGAGATCAGGCTCAAAACGTGGGGAAGCGTTACTCTCTTCTACCGCCAGCTCTTTCAGCAAGTCCTGCTTCCTCTGAGCTTTGGCCTCCAGGTCACTGTGGTGGGAGacgagggagggaggtggggggaggcagggtcACATGACGAAGCAGACCAGGCAGCACGCTGTCAGGACtcctggggggaagggggagaaccATCTCCATCCCTTCACTCCTGTCAAAGACcctggaggcagagctggggcgTGAACAGTAGAACCAGGGACCCCCGGCTACTCACAGCCCCAACTCCCCACAAAATGCAGCCCCTCCAcctggccccacctctgcctgttAACTGGGCCGTGAGTAGACAGGGCCCATGAGCAGCAGACGTCAGAGGGCAGGCGAGAGGCAGTAGGGTGGCTAAATACAGGGGTACAGACCACCTGACATGCTTCTGCAGCCTCTGACTCTGGGTCTGCAGCAAATCCACCTGGGACTCCAGCTCCAACTTGCGGGCCTGAAGCTCCTCGAGGATTCTTCGGAGCTGCCGGTTTGACTCCAGCAGGTGGCTGTGCTCCTTCTTTGCCTCCTCCAGGTGCTGACGGGTGGCTGCGGCTtcctgggggcaggaggaaagagagacacACCCAGagacatggggggtgggggggcggggcaggcaggGAGCGGGCAGCACCAGACAACAGGGAAGAGCAATGGGGAGAGGATGGAGCCAGGCACACTGAAGGCCTGTGTCTGCCGTCAGCGGCAGTGTCCCCCACCGGGCCCACCCCCGGCGGCTCCTGAGCTGGTCCCACACGCTGGGGCTATTTGTGCAATAGCAGCCAACATAGTCTGGAACCCAATTCCGTGGACAGATCCGGTGAacaaaggggtgggggagggaaggaaatggaatAGGGGAGATAGAGGAGAGAGGACAGGAGAGGCCGACAAACCTCGCGCTCCAACGCAAACTGCCTCTGCACATCCAggagctgctgcttctccttccGGGCGGCCTCCTCCTGCGGGCGAAGGAGAAGACCGGCCATTTGGCCATCTCCGGGCCCCGGGTCCTCTCCCGGGGAAGCTGACTCCAAGGTTCAGGGTCCCCGAGAACCTGTCCTCTGTCCCCGCTCCCGCACCTGGACATCCAGCTGAGCCAATCTGGCCTTGACATCCTTGGTTCTGGTTTCAAGCTCCACCTCTAAATCTTGGAGTTTCCTTTCCTGCACAGAAGTGTAGGTGGAGAGAAAGCCGTGAGCGTAGCAAGAGCACAGACACGTGCTGAGCGGCAGGAGGGGTTTGTGACCTACCACCCCACACCGCCTGCTCCAAGCTGGGCTGGCTTCCCCCACTTGCCCCCACGGCCTCCCAGCAGAGCACCACCTCTCGTCTATTTCAGCGGGGTCGAGGAGAGGCGAAGGTGCCAACCCCGAGGCCCGGGGCTGCTCACCTCCGCCTCTAGTCCTGGGGATGCTCCCTGGCCCAGAAAACAAAAGCGCAAGGATGCCCCAGCTTGCGCATGGCCAGCGAGAGACCCCACCCCTGAAGCTGTCAGGCTCTGTCTGCTGCTGCTGCAGTGCCGGCCCCCAGCACTTTTCTACCCGGGGTGGAGGGGTCGGGCAGGGCGGGCCCCAAGCGACCGTCCGTCCGGGGCCCCCACCTGCTCCCGGGGCCGCCGCCGCAGGTCCTCGAGCTGCCGGTCCTGCTCCTGCCTCACCGTCTCCAACTCCCGCTCGTGGGCCCTGCGCAAGCGCTCCAACTCTCCCGTCAGGTGCCCCAGGAGTTCGGCCCGCTGCTTCCTCTCCTGCACGGACGGTGGGGCCGCTGGTGGGAAACCacagcctcccctcccacccctaaaACCACAGCCCACCCTGCAGCCTTGGGTCAGTGCCATCAGGGACCCCAACAGGCCTCTAAGGCCGGCTCTTGGAGAAGAGCAGGAGAGCACTGAGGACGGCGAGGTCCCGACCCCAGAAAGCCTGCACCCTGGCTCTCTGCTGCTGAAACAATGCTGGTCAGACGTGCTGAGAAATCCCTGGGTGGAAGCCGGCCTCTCCCACCACCCCTGCATGTACAGGCTTCGTTCCTTAAGGGAAGAGAGATCCTTACTAAATTCTCACTCTTCCTCAGCAAGGGCAGAACTGGTTTGGGAAGGGAGTCAACTACATTTCACCACGATGGGCCGCTATTTCTGCCCTGGTGCAAAGAGTCTGGGATACCGGTTCCAGTTACTGGAGGAGTAGCCTAGAAACCCTGGGTAGAGGCCTGGCTCTGGGCTAAAGTCAGCCACCAGCCCTCCCCGTCGTCCACCCCCAGCGTGAGCAAGCCGGCATGGGTCCACTTAAGTCACTGAACGTTCCCACCGAAGGCTGAAGTTGGGCAGGTAATATCTAAATATTGGGTGGCTCTTGCCAGTCTATTTCCTGGTGTCCTGGAATTTCTATTAACCCTGGTGGCACGGTGTTGGGTGGTTAAAATTgaagactttggagtcagacattcTGGCTTGAATCCTAGCTCCTCTACCTACTAGCCAGGGTGGGCTTGGGAGAGTTGCTTACACTCCCCAAGTCTCAgttccctctttttaaaatagagataatgataGTATGAACCCCCTAAGGGTGTCGTGAGGACTAAATGAAGTAACATACATAGAGCTTAGGACAGTGCCCGACACGTCGCACAAGCTCAATACACGTCAGCTATTATCAATATGAGAGCCAAGTGCAGCCTGCTGATGGGGAGGAATCGCTCCTCACCTAATGCTTTAGTAAAAAGGCAAAACACGATCTCACCATTGCAGGGTGCCAGGAAAGAAAGCCTCCCACCATCCCCGACCACAGGTGGTCCCCTTCCCAGGCCCTCCGGCCAGCTGGGAATGAccccggtgtgtgtgtgtgtgtgtgtgtgtgtgtgtgtgtgtgtgtgtgtgaccctggggtgtgtgggtgtgtgtgggtgtgacctcggggtgtgtgtgtgtgtgtgtgaccccggtgtgtgtgtgtgtgtgtgtgtgtgtgacctcggtgtgtgtgtgagaccccggggtgtgtgtgtgtgtgtgtgtgtgtgacctcggtgtgtgtgtgtgtgtgtgtgcgtgtgagaccccggggtgtgtgtgtggggtgtgtgtgtgtgacctcagtgtgtgtgtgtgtgtgtgtgtgtgtgtgagaccctggggtgtgtgtatggggtgtgtgtgactccggggtgtgtgtgtgtgtgtgtgtgtgtgtgagaccctggggtgtgtgtatggggtgtgtgtgactccggggtgtgtgtgtgtgacctcggtgtgtgtgtgtgtgtgtgtgtgtgtgtgtgtgaccccggggtgtgtgtgtggggtgtgtgtgtgaccccggggtgtgggggggagtgtgtgtgtgaccccggggtgtgtgtgtgtgtgtgtgtgaccccggggtgtgtgtgtgtgtgtgtgtgtgaccccggggtgtgtgtgtgtgtgtgaccccggggtgtgtgtgtatgtgtgtgtgtgtgtgtgaccccggggtgtgtgtgtgtgtgtgaccccggggtgtgtgtgtgtgtgtgtgtgtgtgaccctggggtgtgtgtgtggggtgtgtgtgtgagcccggggtgtgtgtgtgagaccccggggtgtgtgtgtgtgtgtgaccccgGGGTATGTGTGTGAcctcggtgtgtgtgtgtgtgtgtgtgtgtgtgtgtgtgtgaccccagggtgtgtgggggtgtgtgtgtgtgacctcggtgtgtgtgtgtgtgtgtgagaccccggggtgtgtgtggggggtgtgtgtgaccctggggtgtgggggggagtgtgtgtgtgaccccggggtgtgtgtgtgcgtgtgtgcgcgtgtgcacgcacacgcacgtGCCCGGGAGCGTGGCGGGGTCACCTCGGCTTCGTACTGCTCCCGGGCCTCAGCCACCACTTGCTGATGCTCCTCCTTCATCTTGTCCATCTTCCTCTCGTGTTCCCTCTCCACCTCCTGGCGCTTCTCTCTCAGGAGGCCACTGAGCTGCAGGGCAGGCAGCAGGGATGCGACATGCAGGACTGAGGCTGGAGCAGCACCCGGGGACTGAAGCCCTTGAAGGGACTCATACACACATGTGACACAACCTCCCCAATGTCCCCACGTGCACACGTCAGGTGACATACACACGGCCACACCCAGCACGCCCTCCTCCTCACATATAGGGCATGGGGGTGGAGAAGCACTTGGCCTCCGGGGAACTAAGGCATGAAAACGGACCCTGAAGTCCTGACCCCAGCTGAGCTGTCCGAAGCAAAGCAGAGGACCCCTGGGCCAGGATGGCTCGGCCGACCATCAGAGTGTCCGCGACAGGTACACAGAGTCGAAGGAGCAGACCGGCGCTCACCTCTTGCTCGTACTCGAGAACGTGGTAAGCTTTCTGATGAGCTCTCTGCTCCGCCCGCCCAAGGCTCTCCTGCAGCTGGGCCTCCTCTTTCTGATGAGCTTCCTCCATcttcttctggaggctggagaccACCTGAGGAGGCACCCACACAGGGGAGCGTGACCCGCAGAGAGCGCTGCAGAGTGGCCGCGGGGGACTCGCTTCCCAGGGTCCCAGCACCCATCCCCCCGGGGGCTGCAGGAGAGGGAGACTCCCTCCCTAGGGGACGGGGTGTGGGTGATGGGGTCCCACGGCTCACACCCCAGGATGCCCAGGGTCTGCCCCGCCGGCCAGGGCCACCGCCCCTCACCTCCCTGTGCTTGGCCTCCAGCGAGGAAGAGAGCCGCTCCAGCTCCTCTCTGTGCTCCCTCTCCAGCGCTGCCACCGCCTGGGGCAGAACAGAGGGCCTGTGAGGATGCGGGGCAGGCTGTCCGGGCTCCGACCTGAGACGAGGAAGAGCCAGAAGACCACCCCCAATGCCTCTCGAGCTAAGCACTCAAGGGGAACCGCAGGCACATCTCTGTTCCTCCGAAATAACTGTCCCTCAAGTCTGCACCTCGCAAACAAACAGGGACGTGAACGCCAAGTGGAGGGGCCTTTCAGTAAGGCTCGGTCACGGCTTCCATTCCCCTGCCTCTAGGCCACCGGTACATAGGCAACACTCCTGCCTGTGCGTAAGCACCAGGCAGGGAGGCCTGCACGTCTCAGCACCACCTCCCAGAGCGCATGCAGTACAATGATGTCCCCACACCCCCCACGCCTCGCTGCAGACACCCTGGGCCTGAGAGCTGAAACTCCACCCatcaccaaaagaaaacaaaagttccATGTGGCCTATCACCTACTTCAGCCTCTTACCTAGAGACAGACCCACTGGCCTGGAGGGACAGGGAGtaagaacaaaggagaaaaaattccTCTGAGCGGGCTAGCCTCTCACTCTGAGGCAgggcaggaaaggagagaaacGCGAGGTCCTCACAGCTGCCCCTCAGGGACAAGGACAAGGCCCCTTTGTCTCAAGAGCTCTGGTCTGGTTTAAGTTCTTTCAGTCATGAAATCTTCCCAAATCCACAGGCCAGGTCCACACGGGCCCACCCAGCCAGCCCAACATCTCGTTGCCCATCCACGCAGACACCCGTTCTCCACCTGGCTCCCCACCCTGCGCCCCAAGGCTGGCGCTTCCTCTTCCTCAGCGCTCAGTTCCTCCCCAGGCAGCCCAGGATCacactggggtggggaggggggcgctcacgtctttcctctccccttccagcTGCTCCCTCAGCTGCTGCAAGGCCTTCTCCTTCTCCGTGTTCAGGGCGGCCTGCTCTCTCTTCTCCGAAGCCTCCATGTCTTCCCTGA carries:
- the CEP164 gene encoding centrosomal protein of 164 kDa isoform X10 — its product is MAGRPIRIGDQLVLEEDYDETYIPSEQEILEFAKEIGIDPIEEPELMWLAREGIVAPLPGEWKPCQDITGDIYYFNFANGQSMWDHPCDEHYRNLVIQERGKLSTPGAIKKKEKKKKKEKKDKKDKETSRSPLALGSPLAPVHIPLGGLAPLRGLVDAPPSALRGSQSVSLGSSVESGQHGELSMEPSQGLKTSAYTKGLLGSIHEDKNALSLLALGEETNEEDEVESDNQSVRSSSELLKNLHLDIGALGGDFEYEESPRTSQPEEKKDTSLDSDAASPPTPGKLFSRGADSSLNSADGQGQQGRGASWLPEKEKNEKNDPGMSRSVADPGGDPAGHQPAKANKKEAPEDPVDAREEGSLQEEAAKEPKKEASVPKESRSEASEESEISEHMKELQPSDSTASDPKSFLGLDFGFHSRISEHLLDVDTLSSVLDGARWEAQRLGREDKDASQSSQDELQSKKSRGSEREKRACHAGWGHVGKDQSWPGGRRGKKEERNPEPLLGFSWEAMGETGRSTGPAAPPQQLSEAALKASEEAVAQGLEQEQRWLRESKREKMPRLQEKLWQEEEAAETLQLHWQKEKALSSLTEQLQRATKEEESLVREQEGQSLSRLCAQVQCSVEADEDQIRAEHEASLQRLREELESLQKAERASLEERNRQTLERLREDMEASEKREQAALNTEKEKALQQLREQLEGERKDAVAALEREHREELERLSSSLEAKHREVVSSLQKKMEEAHQKEEAQLQESLGRAEQRAHQKAYHVLEYEQELSGLLREKRQEVEREHERKMDKMKEEHQQVVAEAREQYEAEERKQRAELLGHLTGELERLRRAHERELETVRQEQDRQLEDLRRRPREQERKLQDLEVELETRTKDVKARLAQLDVQEEAARKEKQQLLDVQRQFALEREEAAATRQHLEEAKKEHSHLLESNRQLRRILEELQARKLELESQVDLLQTQSQRLQKHVRCDLEAKAQRKQDLLKELAVEESNASPRFEPDLHIEDLRKSLGTNQTKEVSFSLSQSKEETDLSLDSARHYLSAEGVALRSAKEFLVRQTRSMRRRQTALKAAQQHWRHELASAQEAAKDPPGTKALEDMCKDLEEETRHLDEMKSAMRKGHDPLKKKEEKLHQLESSLWDEASDEDTLRGPPTKKVVTFDLSDLEDGSSDSSESCPLPHIGPTPSPTFPNKIHYLSSSLQRISGQLNGVLSVLGSLNTQPPPLFTSTPSPLPTQASRSTPAPSYPSLVRVSASSPAPPTSTQWAWDPELGPRLSSSVAQTVDDFLVEKWRKYFPTGIPFLSSGPAPLENRLGYVSASEQLRLLQRPPSQVPEAGSTNFQDMIEAHRKWLEHYKNDPKSHLFSSVPKPTAGSGLLQLGLDENNRLKVYRY